The genomic window TTTAAATAACCTTTTTTCTTTCGGAATAAGTCGGTTTGTTTTTCTGTTTGATGTAGGCATAATAGCAAAATAAATCACCTGAATATCCCATAAGGACGCCAGTCAATGTTAAAAAAAGAAATGACCAACAAGCTGAATGAGCAATTAAATCTCGAATTTTTTTCTGCCAACCTCTATTTACAAATGAGCGCTTGGTGTAATGACAAAGGGTTGGAGGGCGCCAGCCAGTTTTTCAAGACGCAGTCCAGCGAAGAAATGGATCATATGCGCCGCCTGTTCGATTATCTGAACAATACCGGCACTATGCCGTTGTTAGGCGCTATTGAAGCGCCGCCCGTCGGATTTCCCTCTCTGGCCGAGCTTATCAAGCTTGCCTACGAGCATGAGCAGATGATCACGCTGAAGATTAACGAGCTGGCCCACGTGGCGATGACGCTGCAGGACTATTCCACGTTCCACTTCCTGCAATGGTATGTCGCCGAACAACACGAGGAAGAGAAGATGTTCAAATCCATCCTCGACAAGCTGGCGCTGGTCAATACCGACGCCAGTGGCCTGTTCTTTATCGATCAGGATCTGAAGAAAATGAATGGCGATAATAGCGTAAACACTACCATGTAATCGTTCCCCTTCCCGCGCGTCGCAGCAGGAAGGGCGAGTGTGTTGTCCTCGACTTCACCCGCCGCAGCCGCTATCATTTGCTTGCGTTCATGTAAGCGGGCCAGCCAGTCCTGACCGGGAGTATGTGTCTTTGTCGCCTGCGGCGGTAATGGCTATGCAGCGGATCCTGCCGTCTTGTTTCCCGCCGCCGTGGCGTTTATTTAGACATTTCTCTACTTAAGGAAAGCCACCAATGTCAATGCAACGTATTGCCGCGCCGGTGTACGCGCTGGCGCTATTTGCCGGGGCGGTGTTGTGCGCGCCGCGGGCTGAGGCCCATGCCCACCTTAAAACGCAATATCCCGCCGCCAATGCCACGATGACGGACGCGCCGCAGGCGCTTACCCTGACGTTTACCGAAGCGGTTGAACCCGCGTTCAGTTGTTTAACCTTGACCCGGAATGATAACCAGCAAGTGCCGACCGGACCTATTAAAACCGATCCGGCGAATGCCGATCAGATCATCGTACCTTTTACGCAGCCGCTCACCGCGGGCGAATACCAGGTGGCATGGCATGTCGTTTCGGTCGATGGTCATAAAACCCAGGGTAGCTATACCTTTAGCATCAAATAGATGGCCACGTTGCCGGCCTGGTTCGCGGCCTGCCGCTTTATCCATTTTGCCGCGTTGATTCAACTGAGCGGCATTTTACTGTTCAGCGAATGTCTGGCGCCGCCGGCGCTGCGGCGTCGGCTGAGGCAGGCGTTCAGAGGCATTTTGACGGGGTTGGCTCTGGGCGCTCTGGCATCGGGCGGCGCGCTGCTGGCGCTACAGGCCGGTCTGATGGGGCAGGGATGGCCGGATACTGTTCGTCCTGATGTCTGGAGCGCGGTGCTGCATACCGCCTTTGGTCAAGTGTGGTATTGGCACCTACTGTTACTACTGGCTATCTGCTGCGCCTCCCTGGGTACCCGCTTGTCTTGCAGGCGTTACAGGCTGTTGTGGGTATTGACGATGGCGGCGCTGCTCAGTCTGGCGTTGGTAGGACACGCCGCGATGTATGGCGGATTACGCGGCGCCGCGCAGCGCGGTAACCAAATGCTGCATTTTTTGGCGGTGGCGGGATGGCTCGGCGGGTTATGGCCTTTGTTGCTGTCGCTACGCGGATTGACACATCCCCGTCTGCGCGGAGAGGCCCTGAAGGCATTGATGGCGTATTCACGCTGCGGCCATCTGTGGGTAGCGCTGGTAATATTGACCGGCATCGGCAATACCTTTCTGGTGCTGAGCCACTGGCCGGTCGCGCTGGCACAGCCGTATTCGCGTATGTTGCTTATCAAGATCCTCGCCGTGGCGGCGATGGTACTACTGGCGTTGACCAATCGTTACCGCATCGTCCCCACGATGCGCCTGGATGAAGCCCTCGCCATTAAACGACTGACCCGGTTAACGTTAACGGAAATCGCTCTTGGCGTGCTGGCGCTGTTGTTGGTCAGCGCATTTGCCATGCTCGAACCCAATAAGTTTTCGGTTGCGGCCGACATGTCCCTAGCAGGTCTATTATGAACAAAAAATGGGTTGTTGTTGTCCTGGCAATGTTGGCGGCTCAATACGCCAGCGCCATGGAAATTATCACATTGAGCAAGTTCCAATACGGTAAGCGCTGGGCGTTCACCAAAGAGGAGGTACAACTCATGTGCCGGCCGGATCACGCGTTATATGCCCTGAATATGAGTACTTTTATGCAATACCCGCTGAACGAGAAGGCTGAGCAACAACGTAAGGAAGGCCACGTTCACGCTCAACCCATCGGGGTCATATTGCTTGATGATCCCGACCATCCGGGACAGAAAATGAGCATTGCGCCTTTTGTCGAGCGCGCACAGCAGCTTTGTGTTGACAAAACGACACCGTGACGGCAGGCGGATAGGAAAGAATTCCTTAAGTGCAAAGGCTAAGTAACTGAAGTGTGTCTGTTATCACAGAGTTAAACTTTGATGACGG from Sodalis glossinidius str. 'morsitans' includes these protein-coding regions:
- the ftnA gene encoding non-heme ferritin, whose translation is MLKKEMTNKLNEQLNLEFFSANLYLQMSAWCNDKGLEGASQFFKTQSSEEMDHMRRLFDYLNNTGTMPLLGAIEAPPVGFPSLAELIKLAYEHEQMITLKINELAHVAMTLQDYSTFHFLQWYVAEQHEEEKMFKSILDKLALVNTDASGLFFIDQDLKKMNGDNSVNTTM
- a CDS encoding YebY family protein — its product is MNKKWVVVVLAMLAAQYASAMEIITLSKFQYGKRWAFTKEEVQLMCRPDHALYALNMSTFMQYPLNEKAEQQRKEGHVHAQPIGVILLDDPDHPGQKMSIAPFVERAQQLCVDKTTP
- the copD gene encoding copper homeostasis membrane protein CopD, translated to MATLPAWFAACRFIHFAALIQLSGILLFSECLAPPALRRRLRQAFRGILTGLALGALASGGALLALQAGLMGQGWPDTVRPDVWSAVLHTAFGQVWYWHLLLLLAICCASLGTRLSCRRYRLLWVLTMAALLSLALVGHAAMYGGLRGAAQRGNQMLHFLAVAGWLGGLWPLLLSLRGLTHPRLRGEALKALMAYSRCGHLWVALVILTGIGNTFLVLSHWPVALAQPYSRMLLIKILAVAAMVLLALTNRYRIVPTMRLDEALAIKRLTRLTLTEIALGVLALLLVSAFAMLEPNKFSVAADMSLAGLL
- the yobA gene encoding CopC domain-containing protein YobA, yielding MSMQRIAAPVYALALFAGAVLCAPRAEAHAHLKTQYPAANATMTDAPQALTLTFTEAVEPAFSCLTLTRNDNQQVPTGPIKTDPANADQIIVPFTQPLTAGEYQVAWHVVSVDGHKTQGSYTFSIK